One Paramisgurnus dabryanus chromosome 8, PD_genome_1.1, whole genome shotgun sequence DNA window includes the following coding sequences:
- the fam131ab gene encoding protein FAM131A isoform X3 produces MSVSADSMEKLVFLCGAAATGVNVEDNNDMLPKPRRAVTIQEIAALARSSLHGISQVVKDHVTKPTAMAQGRVAHLIEWNGWRKPTDTPSALESHLTSYSHLSEGEQEARFAAGVAEQFAIAEAKLRAWSSVDGDESNDDSYDEDFLPANEPVTQSTDLPSYPNYLRDLIHTQVCQNRLRVRGLCEAESGVGADLSPPVGSPGSPSETLCSSMCSLDERHPLLRDLGRHSDTPAADLAAKILGALQGGEELLLARLQRMGHRRGHSPCCLATYSETFEDEDTPCKDCGGRVCLPPEYSSRRKVSDVASSGVVSLDEEEVDGDEEEEQ; encoded by the exons ATGTCGGTGAGCGCGGACTCAATGGAGAAGCTCGTGTTTCTGTGCGGCGCGGCGGCTACCGGG GTAAATGTTGAGGACAACAACGACATGTTACCGAAACCTCGACGCGCTGTTACCATTCAAGAGATCGCAGCGCTTGCTAGATCTTCACTTCACG GTATCTCACAGGTGGTTAAGGATCATGTGACAAAGCCCACAGCGATGGCACAGGGGCGTGTGGCGCACCTGATCGAGTGGAATGGTTGGCGTAAACCCACAGACACACCCAGCGCTCTGGAGTCTCACCTCACATCATACTCACATCTGTCTGAGGGGGAACAGGAGGCCAGATTTGCTGCAG ggGTAGCGGAGCAGTTTGCCATCGCGGAGGCGAAACTTCGTGCTTGGTCTTCGGTAGATGGTGATGAATCGAATGATGATTCATATGATGAAGATTTTCTACCTGCGAATGAGCCGGTCACACAGAGCACAg ATCTTCCCTCGTACCCTAACTACCTGAGAGATCTGATACACACTCAGGTGTGTCAGAATCGCCTGCGGGTTCGAGGTCTGTGCGAGGCGGAGAGCGGCGTCGGAGCTGACCTTTCACCTCCCGTAGGGTCGCCGGGGTCACCGTCCGAAACGCTCTGCTCCAGCATGTGCAGTTTGGACGAAAGACACCCGCTGCTGCGAGACCTCGGACGCCACTCGGACACCCCCGCCGCTGACCTCGCCGCCAAAATCCTCGGAGCTCTTCAGGGAGGGGAGGAGCTATTGTTGGCCCGCCTCCAGAGGATGGGCCACAGACGAGGCCACTCCCCTTGTTGCTTGGCGACGTATTCCGAGACATTCGAAGACGAGGACACGCCTTGTAAGGATTGTGGAGGCAGAGTCTGCCTTCCTCCGGAGTATTCCTCTCGTAGAAAGGTGTCGGACGTGGCTTCGTCTGGCGTAGTCTCGCTCGACGAGGAAGAAGTGGATGGAGATGAAGAGGAAGAGCAGTGA
- the hspb12 gene encoding uncharacterized protein hspb12, translating into MASLSGSSASSYHRSSRYSTSTVRSFSSDSLHPRLHSQFGEETSIRSLANGSEQEPFTRYHGNSQDESSWDESFGGYQGDQESFGGYGEDQGPQKYSRGVYQGDWSLGDTIQGSRCSGSTGVVRAMGDSYFLSADVSGFEPHEVMVLAYNQCVVIQAEKTGIDGNVAGKFTHKFVLPEDMDPLSVSSSMAPEGMLLIRVRRITKQSIQPATAIFHTEAHF; encoded by the exons ATGGCTTCTTTGAGCGGATCTTCAGCGTCATCGTATCATCGTTCATCGCGTTACAGTACGAGCACAGTGAGATCTTTCAGCTCAGATTCTCTCCACCCGAGACTTCACAGTCAGTTTGGGGAGGAAACTTCCATCCGCTCCCTCGCAAACGGGTCCGAGCAAGAGCCTTTCACCCGTTACCATGGTAATTCACAGGATGAATCGTCATGGGATGAGTCTTTTGGCGGTTACCAAG GTGATCAAGAGTCTTTTGGAGGTTACGGTGaagaccaggg gccccagaagTACAGCAGAGGAGTTTACCAGGGTGACTGGAGTCTTGGAGATACCATACAGG GCTCCAGATGTTCTGGCAGTACAGGTGTGGTGAGAGCGATGGGAGACAGTTACTTTCTGTCCGCAGATGTCAGTGGGTTTGAACCACATGAAGTGATGGTGTTGGCCTATAACCAGTGTGTAGTTATTCAAGCAGAGAAG ACTGGAATTGATGGAAATGTCGCAGGCAAGTTTACCCATAAGTTTGTGTTGCCAGAGGACATGGACCCGCTGTCAGTGAGCAGTTCAATGGCTCCCGAGGGAATGCTGCTGATCAGGGTCAGGCGAATCACAAAACAGTCGATTCAACCCGCGACCGCTATCTTTCACACTGAGGCTCATTTTTGA
- the fam131ab gene encoding protein FAM131A isoform X2, whose amino-acid sequence MGCVASRTPVVAGDRLRVDWSPRSSYSDLVLLGNTRTSLASGLYETFGHAERYLKVNVEDNNDMLPKPRRAVTIQEIAALARSSLHGISQVVKDHVTKPTAMAQGRVAHLIEWNGWRKPTDTPSALESHLTSYSHLSEGEQEARFAAGVAEQFAIAEAKLRAWSSVDGDESNDDSYDEDFLPANEPVTQSTDLPSYPNYLRDLIHTQVCQNRLRVRGLCEAESGVGADLSPPVGSPGSPSETLCSSMCSLDERHPLLRDLGRHSDTPAADLAAKILGALQGGEELLLARLQRMGHRRGHSPCCLATYSETFEDEDTPCKDCGGRVCLPPEYSSRRKVSDVASSGVVSLDEEEVDGDEEEEQ is encoded by the exons ATGGGCTGTGTCGCCTCCAGAACACCAGTAG TGGCGGGTGACAGGTTGCGTGTGGACTGGAGTCCGAGGAGTTCGTACTCCGACCTCGTGCTCCTGGGCAACACACGGACGAGTCTGGCGAGCGGCCTGTATGAGACATTTGGGCACGCCGAGCGTTACCTGAAG GTAAATGTTGAGGACAACAACGACATGTTACCGAAACCTCGACGCGCTGTTACCATTCAAGAGATCGCAGCGCTTGCTAGATCTTCACTTCACG GTATCTCACAGGTGGTTAAGGATCATGTGACAAAGCCCACAGCGATGGCACAGGGGCGTGTGGCGCACCTGATCGAGTGGAATGGTTGGCGTAAACCCACAGACACACCCAGCGCTCTGGAGTCTCACCTCACATCATACTCACATCTGTCTGAGGGGGAACAGGAGGCCAGATTTGCTGCAG ggGTAGCGGAGCAGTTTGCCATCGCGGAGGCGAAACTTCGTGCTTGGTCTTCGGTAGATGGTGATGAATCGAATGATGATTCATATGATGAAGATTTTCTACCTGCGAATGAGCCGGTCACACAGAGCACAg ATCTTCCCTCGTACCCTAACTACCTGAGAGATCTGATACACACTCAGGTGTGTCAGAATCGCCTGCGGGTTCGAGGTCTGTGCGAGGCGGAGAGCGGCGTCGGAGCTGACCTTTCACCTCCCGTAGGGTCGCCGGGGTCACCGTCCGAAACGCTCTGCTCCAGCATGTGCAGTTTGGACGAAAGACACCCGCTGCTGCGAGACCTCGGACGCCACTCGGACACCCCCGCCGCTGACCTCGCCGCCAAAATCCTCGGAGCTCTTCAGGGAGGGGAGGAGCTATTGTTGGCCCGCCTCCAGAGGATGGGCCACAGACGAGGCCACTCCCCTTGTTGCTTGGCGACGTATTCCGAGACATTCGAAGACGAGGACACGCCTTGTAAGGATTGTGGAGGCAGAGTCTGCCTTCCTCCGGAGTATTCCTCTCGTAGAAAGGTGTCGGACGTGGCTTCGTCTGGCGTAGTCTCGCTCGACGAGGAAGAAGTGGATGGAGATGAAGAGGAAGAGCAGTGA
- the fam131ab gene encoding protein FAM131A isoform X4, with amino-acid sequence MLPKPRRAVTIQEIAALARSSLHGISQVVKDHVTKPTAMAQGRVAHLIEWNGWRKPTDTPSALESHLTSYSHLSEGEQEARFAAGVAEQFAIAEAKLRAWSSVDGDESNDDSYDEDFLPANEPVTQSTDLPSYPNYLRDLIHTQVCQNRLRVRGLCEAESGVGADLSPPVGSPGSPSETLCSSMCSLDERHPLLRDLGRHSDTPAADLAAKILGALQGGEELLLARLQRMGHRRGHSPCCLATYSETFEDEDTPCKDCGGRVCLPPEYSSRRKVSDVASSGVVSLDEEEVDGDEEEEQ; translated from the exons ATGTTACCGAAACCTCGACGCGCTGTTACCATTCAAGAGATCGCAGCGCTTGCTAGATCTTCACTTCACG GTATCTCACAGGTGGTTAAGGATCATGTGACAAAGCCCACAGCGATGGCACAGGGGCGTGTGGCGCACCTGATCGAGTGGAATGGTTGGCGTAAACCCACAGACACACCCAGCGCTCTGGAGTCTCACCTCACATCATACTCACATCTGTCTGAGGGGGAACAGGAGGCCAGATTTGCTGCAG ggGTAGCGGAGCAGTTTGCCATCGCGGAGGCGAAACTTCGTGCTTGGTCTTCGGTAGATGGTGATGAATCGAATGATGATTCATATGATGAAGATTTTCTACCTGCGAATGAGCCGGTCACACAGAGCACAg ATCTTCCCTCGTACCCTAACTACCTGAGAGATCTGATACACACTCAGGTGTGTCAGAATCGCCTGCGGGTTCGAGGTCTGTGCGAGGCGGAGAGCGGCGTCGGAGCTGACCTTTCACCTCCCGTAGGGTCGCCGGGGTCACCGTCCGAAACGCTCTGCTCCAGCATGTGCAGTTTGGACGAAAGACACCCGCTGCTGCGAGACCTCGGACGCCACTCGGACACCCCCGCCGCTGACCTCGCCGCCAAAATCCTCGGAGCTCTTCAGGGAGGGGAGGAGCTATTGTTGGCCCGCCTCCAGAGGATGGGCCACAGACGAGGCCACTCCCCTTGTTGCTTGGCGACGTATTCCGAGACATTCGAAGACGAGGACACGCCTTGTAAGGATTGTGGAGGCAGAGTCTGCCTTCCTCCGGAGTATTCCTCTCGTAGAAAGGTGTCGGACGTGGCTTCGTCTGGCGTAGTCTCGCTCGACGAGGAAGAAGTGGATGGAGATGAAGAGGAAGAGCAGTGA
- the fam131ab gene encoding protein FAM131A isoform X1, with protein sequence MPHVNRSGTSHVYIYRVVYSMAGDRLRVDWSPRSSYSDLVLLGNTRTSLASGLYETFGHAERYLKVNVEDNNDMLPKPRRAVTIQEIAALARSSLHGISQVVKDHVTKPTAMAQGRVAHLIEWNGWRKPTDTPSALESHLTSYSHLSEGEQEARFAAGVAEQFAIAEAKLRAWSSVDGDESNDDSYDEDFLPANEPVTQSTDLPSYPNYLRDLIHTQVCQNRLRVRGLCEAESGVGADLSPPVGSPGSPSETLCSSMCSLDERHPLLRDLGRHSDTPAADLAAKILGALQGGEELLLARLQRMGHRRGHSPCCLATYSETFEDEDTPCKDCGGRVCLPPEYSSRRKVSDVASSGVVSLDEEEVDGDEEEEQ encoded by the exons ATGCCGCATGTAAACAGAAGTGGAACGAGCCACGTCTACATCTATAGGGTTGTTTACAgca TGGCGGGTGACAGGTTGCGTGTGGACTGGAGTCCGAGGAGTTCGTACTCCGACCTCGTGCTCCTGGGCAACACACGGACGAGTCTGGCGAGCGGCCTGTATGAGACATTTGGGCACGCCGAGCGTTACCTGAAG GTAAATGTTGAGGACAACAACGACATGTTACCGAAACCTCGACGCGCTGTTACCATTCAAGAGATCGCAGCGCTTGCTAGATCTTCACTTCACG GTATCTCACAGGTGGTTAAGGATCATGTGACAAAGCCCACAGCGATGGCACAGGGGCGTGTGGCGCACCTGATCGAGTGGAATGGTTGGCGTAAACCCACAGACACACCCAGCGCTCTGGAGTCTCACCTCACATCATACTCACATCTGTCTGAGGGGGAACAGGAGGCCAGATTTGCTGCAG ggGTAGCGGAGCAGTTTGCCATCGCGGAGGCGAAACTTCGTGCTTGGTCTTCGGTAGATGGTGATGAATCGAATGATGATTCATATGATGAAGATTTTCTACCTGCGAATGAGCCGGTCACACAGAGCACAg ATCTTCCCTCGTACCCTAACTACCTGAGAGATCTGATACACACTCAGGTGTGTCAGAATCGCCTGCGGGTTCGAGGTCTGTGCGAGGCGGAGAGCGGCGTCGGAGCTGACCTTTCACCTCCCGTAGGGTCGCCGGGGTCACCGTCCGAAACGCTCTGCTCCAGCATGTGCAGTTTGGACGAAAGACACCCGCTGCTGCGAGACCTCGGACGCCACTCGGACACCCCCGCCGCTGACCTCGCCGCCAAAATCCTCGGAGCTCTTCAGGGAGGGGAGGAGCTATTGTTGGCCCGCCTCCAGAGGATGGGCCACAGACGAGGCCACTCCCCTTGTTGCTTGGCGACGTATTCCGAGACATTCGAAGACGAGGACACGCCTTGTAAGGATTGTGGAGGCAGAGTCTGCCTTCCTCCGGAGTATTCCTCTCGTAGAAAGGTGTCGGACGTGGCTTCGTCTGGCGTAGTCTCGCTCGACGAGGAAGAAGTGGATGGAGATGAAGAGGAAGAGCAGTGA